The genomic window CCCGACGGCGAGCGCGTCGAGGGCTGGCCGGCACGCCTCGCTGGCGTCACGGAAACCGTAATCGCGACGAAGGGCCCCAACGACCACTGGAACCAGGCGGCCCTCGGTATCTCGCCCACGGGCGGGAACGACGAGGAGATTCCAGCAGGTGCCACGACGGCGGCCACCGCACGGAGCTACGGGCGCACCCGGACCCGCAGGAACCTCGACGCCGGTCGGGACGCCTACGTGCAGTTTACGACCGATCCGGTGGACTTCGTCGAAGCGGCGTTGACGACCTTCGAGACCGACGAGCCGATCCTCGAACGGTCCGCCGCCTGGACGCGAATCGAGTGCGAGGAACGGAAGCGAACCGTCGATCGGGGAACAGAGATCGTGACGTGGACGCTGGAACCAGTCGAATCGGGCGTCCGTACGCGATCGGTGCCGACAGCGAACCGCGCTCGCGCAGCCGTAATCGAAGCGACGGTACCTGCCTCCAGACTGGACGTGGACGGCTACGACGAGGCGGATCTCCTGGCGCGACTCGAGTCCCTCGCGTCCGTCGTCGACGCCACTGGCGACGCACGGACGCTCGCTGCTTTCGACAGCATCGACGAGTACGTCGGCTGGCGCGATCGAATCAGAGAATAACGGGACGCTGGAATCGGCCAGTCAGTCCTCGCCGAGAATGCCGGTGTACGTCATCGACTCGGGATCGAGCACCTCGTCGGCCTCCTCCTCGCTGAGGTAGCCCTCGTCGATCACGACTTCGCGGACCGTCTTGTCCTCCGCGAGCGCCTGCTTGGCGGCCTTGCTCGCCTTGTCGTACCCGATGTGGGGATTGAGCGCCGTCGCGAGCGCCATCGACTGCGCGACCTGTGCCTCGCAGTGCGCCTCGTTCGCTTCGAGTTTCGCGACGAACTTCGCGGCGAAGTTCTCGCTCGCGTTCGCCAGTAGCTGCGTCGATTCGAGGAAGTTCGACGCGAGCACTGGCTTGTAGAGGTTGAGGTCGAGTTCGCCACGGGCGGCACCCGCCGAGACCGCGGCGTCGTTGCCGACGACCTGCTTGTGGACCTGGTTGACCGACTCCGCGACGACGGGGTTGATCTTCCCGGGCATGATCGAGGAGCCGGGCTGGTTCTCGGGCTGTTCGACCTCGCCGAGTCCGTTCCGCGGTCCGGAGGCCAGCAGCCGGAGGTCGTTGGCCATCTTGTTCAGCGAGCCAGCGATCGTCCGGAGCGCGCCGTGGGCTTCGGCCATCGCGTCGTGGGCCGCCTGGGCCTCGAAGTGATCGTCGGCCTCCCGGAAGGGGAGTTCCGTCTCCTCGGCGATGTACTCGGCGGCTCGCTGCGGGAACTCCTCGTGGGTGTTCAGGCCGGTCCCGACGGCAGTGCCGCCGAGTGCGAGTTCCGCGAGATGGTCCCCGACGTGGTCGATGCGTCGGAGCCCTTTCTCGACCTGGGTCCGGTAGCCGCCGAACTCCTGGCCGAGACGAACCGGCGTCGCGTCCTGGAGGTGGGTCCGGCCGGTCTTGACGACGCCGTCGAAGGCCTGCTCCTTCTCAGCGAGCACGTCCCGGAGCGTGACGAGACCGGGTCGGAGGTCCTTCTCGACTGCCTCGAGTGCGGCGACGTGCATCGCCGTCGGAATGACGTCGTTGCTGGACTGGCCGAAGTTGACGTGGTCGTTCGGGTGCACCTCCCGAGAGCCGATCTCGCCACCGACGATCTCCGTCGCGCGATTGGCGATGACCTCGTTAGCGTTCATGTTCGTCGACGTCCCGGAGCCGGTCTGGAAGACGTCGACGGGGAACTGGTCGTCGAGTTCGCCGGCGATGACCTCGTCGGCAGCGGCGACGATCGCCTCGCCCTTCTCCTGGGGGATCGTGCCAAGGTCGAGGTTCGCCCGTGCGGCGGCCTTCTTCACGACGCCGAGCGCCCGGACGAACCGTCGGCCGAACCGCCGGTCAGAGATCGGGAAGTTCTCGACCGCGCGCTGGGTCTGTGCGCCCCAGTACGCGTCGGCCGGCACCTGCATCTCGCCGAGGCTGTCCCGCTCCGTGCGGTACTCCTCTGTCATGACTCGACCTTCGCAGGCCGCGAGTAAAATACACCGGATCCATGGCTAATCGACGGATACTGGTCGAGGTATCGTTTCTCGCATTATTGAGGAGGTTTCTTTGCGGAGGAAACGAAACACAGTAGTATGTCAGCCAGTAGTGATGCCCTCGACGGGGAGACCGTCGAAGCGACGCTCCTCGAAGCGGAGATCATCGAACCGACGACCGACGGCGACGATCATCGGGTCGCGGCAGCGGTGATGGATGCCCTCGACCAGGAGTACTACCGCATGGCCAACCCAAACGCGGAACGGGAGCAGCTACGAACGCTCCTTGGTGACGCGATCACACTCGATGCTGGTAGCGACGAACCCCATTTCGAAGCCGAGGAGATCGACGACGGGTTCGAACTCCGCCGCGAAGGCACAACCAGCGGCCGCTGGCCGTCACGCCTGGCGTTCCGAACGGATCTGGCCTTCTCCAGCGTCCTCGAAGACCGGATCGACGACTGGGACGACCTTGCGAGCGCCCAGCGGGGCGACCTGCTGTCAGGAACGCGCCTGTTCCTCGACACGTGTCCAGATTGCGAAGCATCGCTTTCCTTCCGCGTCACCGAGCCCGGCAGTGAGGCGTCTCAAGCGAGTACCAGCGACGACTCGGCCAGCCACGAAGTGGCGTTGCTGGCCTGTGGGGACTGCGAGGAGACGCTGTTCGTCGGAGACGCCGTGGTCGGCGCCTAGCTCCAGCGGTCGAGGCCCGTCTGCTGCGTCGCGTCGCGAATCCGCTCGAAGCCACGGTCGACCTCGTCCGAAGCGACGCCCCAGCCGTCGACGACGAACTCGCGCGCGGCGTCGAGATCCGGCGTCACTGTCAGGTCGATATCGTAGTCGTCTGTGACGGGCGGATCAAAGAACAGATTCCGGATCCTGTCGGCGTGTGGAAGCTCCTCGCCCCGGGCATCCAGAACCCCGAAGAGGTCGCCGTGCTCCTGGATCGCGTCGATCGCGGTCTTCGGGCCGACGCCGTGGACGCCGTCGTTGAAGTCCGTTCCACAGAGGATCCCGGCGTCGACGAGCTGTTCGTAGGTGATGCCGTGTCGATCGAGCGTCGCCTGCAGTTCCATCCGTTCGACGTCCCCACTGCTCGTCAGGTCGCGATAGGTGACCGGCGAACCGAAGAGGAGTGCGTCGTAGTCCTCCGTTCCGGCGGCATCGACGGTGCCGTCCGCAGCCATGTGAGCACACTGGGCCTCACCCTCGGCCGGTGCCTCGACGACGGGGAGGTCGAGTCGTTCGAGGAGTTCGCGAGAGGTCGACTGGATCGTGTCCGTCAGGCGCTGGGTCTGGGATTCGAGGCGGGCGACCTCCATAGCGTCGCCCTCCTCGCGAGCCCGTTCGAGTTGTTCCTCGCGGACCGCACGCGCTTCGCGTCGTTGCTCGACCTCGTCGGCCTTCAGGTCGGTCACTGCGCCGTCGAAGACGAACACCGGCGTGACGTCGTTCTCGAGAAATCGTGGGACGCCCTGGCAGATACCGATGAGATTTGCGACCTCCTCGCCGTTCGGCGTGGTGTAGGCGTCGTCGCGCGTGAACCGAACGACCGTCGTCAGGTACCGGTACAGCCAGTTGTGCGCGTCGATCGCAACGACCTCGCCGGCGAGCGAGTCGATCGGGACGTCCTCGATCGCGGCTAGCTCTCGCAGGGCTGCGTTCCCCATTTGCGTTCGCCTATGTCACGACCCGGCTTGAATCCCCGCTATCGCTCCGGTGTCTCAGGATCGATCACGTCCGGAGGCTGTCCGTCTCGGTGCCGCTCGACGACGGACTGCTGCTCGACCGGGAGGTCACGATCGGCGAAGCGGTCGAATCCGTCGCGGTACTGCTCGGTCGACGGATCGGGAGCCGGCGCTTCGAGCACCAGTTCGCCCATCCCGCTCTCCTCGCCAGTGAACGCGAATCCGGCGCGGTAGCCCGCCTGGTAGGCGATCGGATTGTTGACGCCGATCCGGACGCGATCGTAGCCGCGTTCGAGTGCTCGATCGACGACGAACGCCAGCAGTCTCGGGCCGATCCCCCCGTCGCGGTGGTCGGTTCGTACGGAGACGTAGCGGATCCGCAGCGCTCCATCGGCAGCCCGGTCCTCGTCGAACGACGCGACTGCCAGGACGGCATCTTCGGACGGCGACCAGGGTTCGTCGTCGCGCTGTGACTCGATCGGGGCCGCCGTCGGGTCGGCGTCTGCTGCCAGCGCGGCGGCGATCCCGGTCCGACCAGTCACGTAGTTGCCGGCGTACGCGAATCGCTCGTGGTCGAGGTCGAGGCGGGGCGAGTCCTCGGGCCACCCGAGCAAGCGGAACTGCACGACCGAAACGATGCGTCCAGTCGCCGTAGGAGCTTCGACGTGAGCGGGTGGTGGTCTAGTGCAAACGGGAGGAGTGGTCCAGGAGGACCGGTGGAGTGATCCGTGACGAGTGGACGGAGTGGTCTGGGGCGAGTGGGGAGTAGTCGGGGGCGAACGGATCGAGCGTGCCTCAGACCCGTTCGTAGATGCGGAGTTTGCTGTCGACGACGGAGAACGCGGACTGGAGGGCAGGCGGGATCGTCTCGGCCTTCCCGATGACGAGGTACCCGCCAGAGCGCATCGAGTCGGCGATCGTCGAGAGCACCGGCTGTTTGTACTCGTTGTCGATGTAGATGAAGAGGTTTCGACACATCACGACGTCGAACTCTGACTTCGAGGGATCGTTGATCAGGTCGTGTTTCTCGAAGCTGATCGGCGCCTTGGTCGCCTGACGCATCCGAAACTGGTCCCCTGACTGTTCGACGTAGCTGTGATAGTTCGAGAGGAACTGGAGTTGTTCCCCGACGTCGACGGTCCTGGTGTTCTCGTAGCGACCCTCGCGGGCGTGGTCGAGCGATTCCTCGTTGATGTCCGTCGCGCGGATACGGAGCCGTTCCGGATCACATCGAGGGTCGTCGTGGGCGAGGAGCGACAGCGAGTAGGGCTCTCGACCGTCCGCACACGCTGCGCTCCAGGCGCGAACGATCGACCGCTCCTCGAATAGCTCCCGCAGATGCTCCCGGATCCCCTCCCAGACGTCGGGGTTGCGGAAGAAGCCAGTGACGTTGATCGACAGGGCGTCGAGTAGCGCCTGCTGTTCCTCCTCGCTACTGGCCAGAAGGTCGTGGTAGTCGCCGAAGTCCTCCGTGTCGGTCCGGCGGATGCGCGACGTGAAGCGACGTTTGAGGTAACTGTCGTTGTAGTGACTGGTCGCGAAGGACATCTCGTCCTCGACGAAGGTCGCGAGCGCCTGGAACTCGGGTTCGCTGTCGGCTCCGCTCACAGCTCGGTCACTCCTTCACCGTCGACCTCGCCGTCGGCGACAGTGATCCGGAGCACGCCCGTCGTGGCGTTGAACTCGACGGTCCGGCCCTTCTCGCCGCCGACGTCCTCCGCGACGAGCGGGACGCCGAGTTTCTCGAGTTCGGCCCTGGCAGCCTCGACGTTCCGGTTACCGACGCCTTCTCCGAAGCTCTTGAACTCGAACATGTCGCTCCCGCCCGCAATCTTTGCCTCGACGTCGGTGTACGTCGCACCCTCCTCGACCATCCGCCGGAGCATCGCCCGGATCGCCGTGTCGGCGAACTTTCCGGGGTTCGTGGCGTCGCCAGCCTCGTCGCCGCTGGGGAGCATGACGTGTGCGAGCCCGCCGACCTGCGCCTCCGGATCGTAGAGCGCGACCCCGAGACAGGAGCCGAGCCCGTAGGACTTCAGGGTCGTGTCGGCGTCTGTGACGACGAACTCCGAGATACCGACCTGTACCTGCTGTGGCGTCGGCGCACCGGGTTCACTTCCGTACGTCTTCATGTGTTAGGCCTCGTCGATCGGGAACTCGGCTTCGATCGGTTCGTCGTCGATGCGATCGACGTCGAGCTGGCTGAGTGCCCGCTCGAGGTCGTCCTCGTCGGGAATCGCGTAGATCTCGACGTCGAACTCCCGGTCGGCCGCCTGGACGTGGGTGTCGAAGACGAACGCGAAGTCTTGTGAATCGCCGAACTGGAGCACGATCGGGTCCATGACGGCCGCGCCGAGGTCGTGGGAGTACTCGGGAGGCGTGTGATCGATGTTGGTGTCGAGCACGTTCGCCCAGCCGTCGAGGAACCCACTCGCCATGATGTTCGAGAGCTCCTTGATCGCGCTCTGCCCCATCTCGCCGAACGCGTCGTCGGGCGCCGTCGGCAGCATGCCGTCCACGACCGTCTCCGCGGAGTCCTCCTCGAAGCAGAAGACGAGGTAGCCACTCGGCGTGCCGTCGAACTCGAAGGCGACGGCGACGAGCCGACGGTTGCCGAGTTCCTGTGGGATGGCGGACATCGGCACGAAGTTGAGCCGTCGAAGCTCGATCTCCGTGTCGAAGCCGGTCATCGTCGAGATGTTGTCGGCGACTTCCTCGGCACCGCGCTGTGCCATGCGGTCGAAGCCGACCAGTTTGTCGTACTCGATCCCGTCGCTCTCGCGGAGGCGATCCAGCAGCGCGGCGAAGTCGTCGTGATCGGGAAAGAGGTAGTGCGTGAACCCGATCTCCTCGCCGACGGCCTCGATCTGGCTCCGGAACATGATCGCCATGTCGTCCTCCCCGGGTGCCGCCTCGAGGCCCTCGAGGAACGGTTCGGGATCCGAGCCCTGGACGAACTCGGGGGTCGTCATGTCGATGGCGGTCTCGAGGACGTCCGCCCACCCGTCGACGAACCCACTGTTGATGATCTGGCCGACCTCCTCCATCGCGGACTCGGCGAGTTCGTCGAATTCGGCCGGATCGGCGTCGACGCCGTCCTGAGCCCAGGCCTCGCCGACGGTAGTGCCGTCCTCCGGCTCGGGAGCCGCGTCGTCGAACTGGTCGCCCAGGAGCGTCTGGAGGACGCGGCGTGCGCTGTCGGCGTCGAAGACGACCATCGAGTGGCCCTCGATCGCGCCGGAGAGTTCGACGCGGACGCCGACTTTCTCGCCGCCCGCCGCGAGTTCCTTGTGGATCTCCTCGCCGCGGACGAAGTTGAGCTTCGTAATCCCGACGCGGGCCTCGACTTCGGCGATACCGGTGAGCCGCCCGGCGGCGATCCCGGCACCCTCGCGGGCCATCTGGTGGAACGTTCCCAGTGCCGTAGTGTCGAGCCTCATGCTGTGGCGGTCTCGAGATTGTTGACCATCTCGACGAACTCCTCGAGGTCGGGGAAGGCGTAGATCTCCGCCTTGATCTCGTAGCTGGGGACGCTGAGATCCGAGTCGAAGAAGAGGGCGAGGTCGTCGCCGCCGAGCCCGGCAGTTCGTTCGACGATCTCACCGGCAGGGGCGTAGACGAGCTGGGGCGTGGCCACGTCGATGGTCGTGCCGAGCACGTCCGCCCAGCCGTCGATGAAGCCACTCGCCATCATGTTACCCAGCTCCTCGACGGCCGAGCGAGCCATCTCGCCGGAGACGGAAGACATGTCGTCGACCATGTCCGAGAGCATGAGCGCGGTGATCTTCTTCGCGCTCGACTCGGGGAACAGGATGAGGACGTGGCCATGTGGGGGTTCCATCAGCCGCGTCCGAACGCCGACGCGCTTGCCATCGTCGAGCTGGGCCTTGATGTCCTCGATCTCGACGAAGTTCGTCGTCGTGACCTCCATCTGTGCGTCCTCCCCCGTCAGGGTGGACATGTTGTCGGCCACGCCGTTCGTCCCGACTTTTGCCATCTCGTTGATGAAGCTCAACTTCCGGATGTCGACCATTAGCGTCATGTGTGAACCTCGTGTGCGATCATAGCGTTTCCACGTCCAGGATCGTGACCACGTCCCCGTCGCCGAGCACGCTCGCGCCACCGAGTCCGGGCACGTCGCTGAGCACCCCTTCGAAGGGCTTCACGACGACCTCCTGCTGTTCGCGGACCTGATCGCAGTGGATCGCGGCTTCGCGAACGTCGTCTCGGAGGTGGACCAGCATGCCGGCGTTGGGATCGGATCGCTCCGGCGTGGACAGTGCCTCGTCCAGCCGGATCAGCTGGCGACGATCCTCTCCGCCGTCGCTGACCAGAACTTCCTGGCCGTCCTGGGTTTCGACGCCGACGACCGGACCGATTTCGTCGACGTTCTTGATCGGAATACCGTACTCCTCGCCCCCAACGTCGACGAACAGGACTTCCGCGATCGCCAGCGTCACCGGAAGCTCCATCGTGATCGTCGTCCCCTCGCCGGGCTCGCTCTCGACGGTCACGGAGCCGTCGAGCCGATCGACGGTCTCCGCGACCACGTCCATCCCGACGCCGCGCCCACTGACGTCGGTGACCTCCGCTGCCGTCGAGAAGCCCGCGTGGAAGATCAGCTCGTGAACGTCCTCGTCGTCCATCGAGTCGACCTCCGACCGGGTGTGGATCCCCTCCTCGACGGCCGCGTCCCGCACGGCGTCGGCGTCGATACCGGCGCCGTCGTCCTCGACGGTGATGGTCACGCGATCGCGCTCGCGGGTGGCTCGGAGCTCCACGGAGCCCTCGGCGGGCTTGCCGGACTCCTCGCGAACGTCCGGCGTCTCGATCCCGTGGTCGATCGCGTTCCGCACGAGGTGGACCAGCGGGTCGCCGATCTCGTCGAGGATGGACCGATCCAGTTGAACGTCCTCCCCGACCATCTCGAAGTCGACCTGCTTGTCCTCCTCGCGGGCAACGTCGCGGACGATCCGCGGCAGCTTGTTCACCGCGGTCCGGAGCGGCACCAGCCGGACGTCCATGACGGTGTCCTGCAGTTCGCTCGTCACGTCCTCGAGGTCGTCGAGTTCGTCCTCCAGCACCTCGCGTGGCTCGTTCTCGATCAGCGCCCGGCGGAGCCGCGCTCGGCTCGTGACCAGTCCCTCGACCATATTCAACATGCGATCGAGCGACTCGACGTCGACGCGGATCGACTGGGTGCCCGCTGCACGGGCCTCGGCGTCGGCGTCCCGCGACGGGACGCCGAGCGAGCGGATTCGATCCAGGCGATCCTCGTCGACGTCGGGACCGTCGTCGGCCTCGGTTTCCGTAGCGTCGCTGAATCCTGGGTCCTCGAGCGTGTCAGCGTCGGAATCGTCTA from Salinarchaeum sp. Harcht-Bsk1 includes these protein-coding regions:
- a CDS encoding DUF447 domain-containing protein, encoding MSHARSYGVTPDGERVEGWPARLAGVTETVIATKGPNDHWNQAALGISPTGGNDEEIPAGATTAATARSYGRTRTRRNLDAGRDAYVQFTTDPVDFVEAALTTFETDEPILERSAAWTRIECEERKRTVDRGTEIVTWTLEPVESGVRTRSVPTANRARAAVIEATVPASRLDVDGYDEADLLARLESLASVVDATGDARTLAAFDSIDEYVGWRDRIRE
- a CDS encoding aspartate ammonia-lyase; protein product: MTEEYRTERDSLGEMQVPADAYWGAQTQRAVENFPISDRRFGRRFVRALGVVKKAAARANLDLGTIPQEKGEAIVAAADEVIAGELDDQFPVDVFQTGSGTSTNMNANEVIANRATEIVGGEIGSREVHPNDHVNFGQSSNDVIPTAMHVAALEAVEKDLRPGLVTLRDVLAEKEQAFDGVVKTGRTHLQDATPVRLGQEFGGYRTQVEKGLRRIDHVGDHLAELALGGTAVGTGLNTHEEFPQRAAEYIAEETELPFREADDHFEAQAAHDAMAEAHGALRTIAGSLNKMANDLRLLASGPRNGLGEVEQPENQPGSSIMPGKINPVVAESVNQVHKQVVGNDAAVSAGAARGELDLNLYKPVLASNFLESTQLLANASENFAAKFVAKLEANEAHCEAQVAQSMALATALNPHIGYDKASKAAKQALAEDKTVREVVIDEGYLSEEEADEVLDPESMTYTGILGED
- the fen gene encoding flap endonuclease-1; protein product: MGNAALRELAAIEDVPIDSLAGEVVAIDAHNWLYRYLTTVVRFTRDDAYTTPNGEEVANLIGICQGVPRFLENDVTPVFVFDGAVTDLKADEVEQRREARAVREEQLERAREEGDAMEVARLESQTQRLTDTIQSTSRELLERLDLPVVEAPAEGEAQCAHMAADGTVDAAGTEDYDALLFGSPVTYRDLTSSGDVERMELQATLDRHGITYEQLVDAGILCGTDFNDGVHGVGPKTAIDAIQEHGDLFGVLDARGEELPHADRIRNLFFDPPVTDDYDIDLTVTPDLDAAREFVVDGWGVASDEVDRGFERIRDATQQTGLDRWS
- a CDS encoding N-acetyltransferase, whose protein sequence is MQFRLLGWPEDSPRLDLDHERFAYAGNYVTGRTGIAAALAADADPTAAPIESQRDDEPWSPSEDAVLAVASFDEDRAADGALRIRYVSVRTDHRDGGIGPRLLAFVVDRALERGYDRVRIGVNNPIAYQAGYRAGFAFTGEESGMGELVLEAPAPDPSTEQYRDGFDRFADRDLPVEQQSVVERHRDGQPPDVIDPETPER
- a CDS encoding protein-glutamate O-methyltransferase CheR; amino-acid sequence: MSGADSEPEFQALATFVEDEMSFATSHYNDSYLKRRFTSRIRRTDTEDFGDYHDLLASSEEEQQALLDALSINVTGFFRNPDVWEGIREHLRELFEERSIVRAWSAACADGREPYSLSLLAHDDPRCDPERLRIRATDINEESLDHAREGRYENTRTVDVGEQLQFLSNYHSYVEQSGDQFRMRQATKAPISFEKHDLINDPSKSEFDVVMCRNLFIYIDNEYKQPVLSTIADSMRSGGYLVIGKAETIPPALQSAFSVVDSKLRIYERV
- a CDS encoding chemotaxis protein CheD yields the protein MKTYGSEPGAPTPQQVQVGISEFVVTDADTTLKSYGLGSCLGVALYDPEAQVGGLAHVMLPSGDEAGDATNPGKFADTAIRAMLRRMVEEGATYTDVEAKIAGGSDMFEFKSFGEGVGNRNVEAARAELEKLGVPLVAEDVGGEKGRTVEFNATTGVLRITVADGEVDGEGVTEL
- a CDS encoding chemotaxis protein CheC, translating into MRLDTTALGTFHQMAREGAGIAAGRLTGIAEVEARVGITKLNFVRGEEIHKELAAGGEKVGVRVELSGAIEGHSMVVFDADSARRVLQTLLGDQFDDAAPEPEDGTTVGEAWAQDGVDADPAEFDELAESAMEEVGQIINSGFVDGWADVLETAIDMTTPEFVQGSDPEPFLEGLEAAPGEDDMAIMFRSQIEAVGEEIGFTHYLFPDHDDFAALLDRLRESDGIEYDKLVGFDRMAQRGAEEVADNISTMTGFDTEIELRRLNFVPMSAIPQELGNRRLVAVAFEFDGTPSGYLVFCFEEDSAETVVDGMLPTAPDDAFGEMGQSAIKELSNIMASGFLDGWANVLDTNIDHTPPEYSHDLGAAVMDPIVLQFGDSQDFAFVFDTHVQAADREFDVEIYAIPDEDDLERALSQLDVDRIDDEPIEAEFPIDEA
- a CDS encoding chemotaxis protein CheC, with the translated sequence MTLMVDIRKLSFINEMAKVGTNGVADNMSTLTGEDAQMEVTTTNFVEIEDIKAQLDDGKRVGVRTRLMEPPHGHVLILFPESSAKKITALMLSDMVDDMSSVSGEMARSAVEELGNMMASGFIDGWADVLGTTIDVATPQLVYAPAGEIVERTAGLGGDDLALFFDSDLSVPSYEIKAEIYAFPDLEEFVEMVNNLETATA